Part of the bacterium genome, ACTAACCTCTTTTTCTAAAATAGCCATTTTTATATCTCCTATGAATTAATCTGTGACTACATAATTCATTCCATTGCTCTCAATTTATCCAATCTTTCCTTAATCTTTGCCTCATATCCTTGATTTGTAGGTTGATAATAGGTTTTGTTTTTATCAGGGATATACTTTTGTTGAACAAAGTGGTCTTTAAAGTTATGTGGATATTTATAATCTATGCCATAGCCTAATTTTTTCGCCCCTTTGTAATGTGTATCACGGAGGGGTTTTGGGACTTCCTTTGTTTTTTCTGTGGTTACATCCTTCATTGCTGCCTCAATGCCAAGATAAGCGGCATTGCTTTTCGGGGCAGAGGCAATGTAAGTAACCGCCTGGGCTAAAGGGATTTTAGCCTCTGGCATTCCAATAAATTCTAATGCTTGAAATGCGGCTGTTGCCACGACCAATGCCTGTGGGTCGGCATTCCCCACATCTTCAGCCGCACAAATCAGTATTCTCCGGGCAATAAATCGTGGGTCTTCTCCAGCATAAATCATCTTCGCTAACCAATACAAAGCCGCATCCGGGTCACTACCACGCATACTCTTAATAAAAGCTGAGATAGTATCGTAATGTGCATCACCATCCTGGTCATAAACAACAGATTTTTGTTGAATAGACTCCTCAGATACCTTCAAGGTAAAATAAATCTTACTGTTTTTAGGTGGTGTAGTTAAAACGCCAATTTCTAAGGCATTTAGTGCCCGTCTGGCATCTCCATCTGAAATTTTTATCAAGTGCTCTAATGCTTTCTTATCCATTATCACTTCATACTTCCCTAATCCTCTTTCTTTATCTTTAAGGCTATTGATTAAAATCGTTTCTATTTCTTGTGAATTTAGTGGATTAAGTTGAAAAATCTGAGCTCGAGATAAAATTGGTGAACTAATCGTAAAAAATGGATTTTGTGTTGTGGTGCCAATTAATGAAATATTCCCTTCTTCTACATCTGGTAATAGGGCATCTTGTTGAGGCTTATTAAATCGGTGAATTTCTTCGATGAGCAAGATGGTCTTTTTTGCCTCAAATCTTTTGCGGTCTTGTGCTTGTTGAAGAAATTGACGGACCTCAACCACACCAGAAGTAACCGCATTTAATCTCTCAAAGTAAGAATTAGTCGTATTGGCTATAACTTGAGCCAGGGCTGTTTTCCCACAACCAGGTGGTCCATAAAGTATGATCGAGGTTATGCGGTCAGATTCAATTGCCCGTCTGAGTAATTTCCCTTCGCCTATGATATGTTGTTGTCCGACAAATTCAGTTAAATTTCTCGGTCGCATCCGCACCGCTAACGGTTGGTTAATTTTTTGTCTTTGTTCATCAAATAATTCCATCTTTTACCCAATTTTCTACTTTTAACCCTGCTATCCGTCCAAAGTGATTTATATTATTGGTGATTTTCACTCTTTCAATTTTATTCCACAAGTCTGATTTTACCTATTAGAATCTTTTTTGCCTTTCTTTTGCCATAAATAAATTCTTTCTCTTTACCAGCTATCTCTACTTTTTTTCCAACAAATTCCTGTAAGTCTATCTCATTATTCACTGGTGAGTGAAGTTGATAGCGTGTGTACCATAGTTCTAAGAAATAGCGATGGTATTCTTCTTTTGACTTACTCCATTTTTTCTTCCCTTTGTCATAGATAGTCCCGATATAGTTTTTTTCCAGTGCATTGTATTTTTGATAAGACGCCTCTTCATTCAATATATTCATCCACTCGCTTTTCGGTTTAATC contains:
- a CDS encoding replication-associated recombination protein A, which translates into the protein MELFDEQRQKINQPLAVRMRPRNLTEFVGQQHIIGEGKLLRRAIESDRITSIILYGPPGCGKTALAQVIANTTNSYFERLNAVTSGVVEVRQFLQQAQDRKRFEAKKTILLIEEIHRFNKPQQDALLPDVEEGNISLIGTTTQNPFFTISSPILSRAQIFQLNPLNSQEIETILINSLKDKERGLGKYEVIMDKKALEHLIKISDGDARRALNALEIGVLTTPPKNSKIYFTLKVSEESIQQKSVVYDQDGDAHYDTISAFIKSMRGSDPDAALYWLAKMIYAGEDPRFIARRILICAAEDVGNADPQALVVATAAFQALEFIGMPEAKIPLAQAVTYIASAPKSNAAYLGIEAAMKDVTTEKTKEVPKPLRDTHYKGAKKLGYGIDYKYPHNFKDHFVQQKYIPDKNKTYYQPTNQGYEAKIKERLDKLRAME